One stretch of Thermus hydrothermalis DNA includes these proteins:
- a CDS encoding CPBP family intramembrane glutamic endopeptidase, protein MKALYWTYGLSWGLFLAYYLLGGRWGPSWEKALFGLLYMWVPGLVALCFARREGLRLPLSLRPNRYWLFAWLFPVGLTLLSLPLSLPFGAWRGLGSLAPGLPEGALWAMALLQGLLAGATVNLLAALGEELFWRGYLWERLRERGFWPATLEIGFYWGLWHAPLVLAGHNYPKEPLLGVPAMILFALLLTPALLWVREKGGLLAAALLHGTLNAVAGLSLVAVERTHDLLIGVVGLPGFFLMALFNLWLRRRV, encoded by the coding sequence ATGAAGGCCCTCTACTGGACCTACGGGCTTTCCTGGGGGCTTTTCCTCGCCTACTACCTCCTTGGGGGTAGGTGGGGGCCTTCTTGGGAAAAGGCCCTCTTCGGCCTTCTCTATATGTGGGTCCCCGGACTGGTGGCCCTTTGCTTCGCCCGAAGGGAAGGCCTGAGGCTTCCCCTCTCCCTGAGGCCCAACCGGTACTGGCTTTTCGCCTGGCTTTTCCCCGTGGGCCTCACCCTCCTCTCCCTCCCCCTAAGCCTTCCCTTCGGGGCCTGGCGGGGCCTGGGAAGCCTAGCCCCAGGGCTTCCCGAAGGGGCCCTCTGGGCCATGGCCCTCCTCCAAGGGCTCTTGGCCGGGGCCACGGTGAACCTCCTCGCCGCCTTGGGGGAGGAGCTCTTTTGGCGGGGCTACCTTTGGGAAAGGCTCCGGGAGCGGGGCTTTTGGCCGGCCACGCTGGAAATCGGCTTCTACTGGGGGCTTTGGCACGCTCCCCTCGTCCTCGCCGGGCACAACTACCCCAAGGAGCCCCTCCTGGGCGTGCCCGCCATGATCCTCTTCGCCCTCCTCCTCACCCCCGCCCTCCTCTGGGTGCGGGAAAAGGGGGGCCTCTTGGCGGCGGCCCTCCTCCACGGCACGCTCAACGCCGTGGCGGGGCTTTCCTTGGTGGCGGTGGAGAGGACGCACGACCTCCTCATCGGGGTGGTGGGGCTCCCGGGGTTCTTTCTCATGGCCCTCTTCAACCTCTGGCTCCGGAGGCGGGTATAG
- the rapZ gene encoding RNase adapter RapZ: protein MRFLVLTGLSGAGKTTAKGFLEDLGYFMVDNLPPSLWKPLLEELAARGIERAGVVLDARALPFFAELEEALAELKPVVVFLEARPEVLLRRYNLTRRLHPLGAGNLMREIEEERKALGSLRAQAHLVLDTSEFSPRALKEALVRFLGEEAGFTLRLLSFGFKWGPPQEADLVLDVRPFPNPHYDPILKPKSGLDPEVKAYVFREDLEAYYRALLTVAGLAAEGAKAEGRAFYTVAVGCTGGRHRSVAVAERLAEELSGRFRVEVTHRDVEKEA, encoded by the coding sequence ATGCGCTTCCTGGTGCTCACGGGGCTTTCTGGGGCGGGGAAGACCACGGCCAAGGGGTTTTTGGAGGACCTCGGCTACTTCATGGTGGACAACCTCCCCCCAAGCCTCTGGAAGCCCCTTCTAGAGGAGCTCGCCGCTAGGGGGATAGAACGGGCCGGGGTGGTGCTGGACGCCCGGGCCCTGCCCTTCTTCGCCGAGTTGGAGGAGGCCTTGGCCGAGCTTAAGCCGGTGGTGGTTTTCCTCGAGGCCCGCCCCGAGGTGCTCCTGAGGCGCTACAACCTCACCCGCCGCCTCCACCCCTTGGGGGCGGGGAACCTCATGCGGGAGATAGAGGAGGAAAGGAAGGCCCTAGGAAGCCTAAGGGCTCAGGCCCACCTGGTCCTGGACACCTCCGAGTTCTCCCCCCGGGCGCTCAAGGAGGCCCTGGTGCGCTTTTTGGGCGAGGAGGCGGGCTTTACCCTGCGCCTCCTCTCCTTCGGCTTTAAATGGGGGCCGCCCCAGGAGGCGGATTTGGTCCTGGACGTGCGCCCCTTCCCCAACCCCCACTACGACCCCATCCTCAAGCCCAAAAGCGGCCTGGACCCCGAGGTGAAGGCTTATGTCTTCCGGGAGGACCTGGAGGCCTATTACCGCGCCCTCCTCACCGTGGCAGGCCTGGCGGCGGAAGGGGCGAAGGCGGAGGGGCGGGCCTTTTACACCGTGGCCGTGGGGTGCACAGGGGGGCGGCACCGGAGCGTGGCGGTGGCGGAGAGGCTAGCGGAGGAGCTTTCGGGCCGCTTTCGCGTGGAGGTGACCCACCGGGATGTGGAGAAGGAGGCTTAG
- a CDS encoding gluconeogenesis factor YvcK family protein, giving the protein MWRRRLSPPSLRWLYPGMRVKRFALLALLGVFLFGLGLSELLPSWGLEGPWPWGLLLGGLFLGVLGVWAMNRSMLSAFTEPEEVPERVYVRRRLEQGPKVVAFGGGTGLSRILRGLKEHTARTTALVAVTDDGGSTGRLRLSYGLPAVGDLVDCLAALSDHPALPELLAHRFDRGELRGHTFGNLFLVTLFEVAGDFAEAVREANAILNLRGQVLPATPEAVRLRARFQDGAEVVGEVAIRERRGRIREVFLEPEPEEAMPEALEAIARAELLVLGPGSLYTSVIPSFLPKPLKKAVQEAKAPLVYVVNLMTEPGETDGYTAYEHYKAVAYHLGRRPEVVLVHTAPIPEEVLRRYAAEGRYPVAFDPRPFAADGVRVLTGDFREEGPLAQHDPKKVVRALLSLV; this is encoded by the coding sequence ATGTGGAGAAGGAGGCTTAGCCCCCCCTCCCTGCGCTGGCTTTACCCGGGGATGCGGGTGAAGCGCTTCGCCCTCCTCGCCCTCCTCGGGGTCTTCCTCTTCGGGCTTGGGCTTTCCGAGCTCCTGCCCTCCTGGGGCCTAGAGGGCCCCTGGCCCTGGGGCCTCCTCCTCGGGGGGCTCTTCCTCGGCGTCCTGGGGGTTTGGGCCATGAACCGGAGCATGCTCTCCGCCTTCACCGAGCCCGAGGAGGTGCCGGAAAGGGTCTACGTGCGCCGCAGGCTGGAACAGGGCCCCAAGGTGGTGGCCTTTGGCGGGGGCACGGGGCTATCCCGCATCCTAAGAGGCCTCAAGGAGCACACCGCCCGCACCACCGCCCTCGTGGCGGTGACGGACGACGGGGGGTCCACGGGACGGCTCCGCCTCTCCTATGGCCTGCCGGCGGTGGGGGACCTGGTGGACTGCCTCGCCGCCCTTTCCGACCACCCCGCCCTCCCCGAGCTCCTCGCCCACCGGTTTGACCGGGGGGAGCTTAGGGGGCACACCTTCGGCAACCTCTTCCTGGTGACCCTCTTTGAGGTGGCGGGGGACTTCGCCGAGGCGGTGCGGGAGGCCAACGCCATCCTGAACCTTAGGGGCCAGGTCCTCCCCGCCACCCCCGAGGCGGTGCGCTTAAGGGCGCGCTTCCAGGACGGGGCGGAGGTGGTGGGGGAGGTGGCCATCCGGGAAAGGCGGGGGCGGATCCGGGAGGTCTTCCTGGAGCCCGAGCCGGAGGAGGCGATGCCGGAGGCCCTCGAGGCCATCGCCCGGGCGGAGCTTTTAGTTTTGGGCCCAGGAAGCCTGTACACGAGCGTCATCCCAAGCTTCCTCCCCAAGCCCCTAAAGAAGGCGGTCCAGGAGGCCAAGGCCCCCCTCGTCTACGTGGTGAACCTCATGACCGAACCCGGGGAAACGGACGGCTACACCGCCTACGAGCACTACAAGGCGGTGGCCTACCACCTGGGGCGGCGGCCCGAGGTGGTCCTGGTGCACACCGCCCCCATCCCGGAGGAGGTCCTAAGGCGCTACGCTGCGGAGGGCCGCTACCCCGTGGCCTTTGACCCGAGGCCCTTCGCCGCCGATGGGGTGCGGGTCCTCACGGGGGACTTCCGGGAAGAGGGCCCCTTGGCCCAACACGACCCCAAAAAGGTGGTGCGGGCCCTCTTAAGCCTGGTATAA
- a CDS encoding glucodextranase DOMON-like domain-containing protein — MLFLYQDPLGDDRGLAYLYPRAALFQEAGEGYADLLAVAGEDRQGELVLKVRLARYPNPLEGPLGFSLATVVLWLDTEEGGEETLLPGLNTPQGEGWEVAYLLTGFGAERRTPKGEREGVRAWREGEWVALSAGLPPGKYGLYGAVGLFDPFAPWYLRPTSLEGGGWTLAAPPGSPPVVDLLAERPLEQVAAYQTGLLKPLRPQGLALRRESLLAFGLGGVSLLLAFLLRRR; from the coding sequence GTGCTTTTCCTCTACCAAGACCCCTTGGGCGACGACCGGGGCCTTGCCTACCTCTACCCCCGGGCGGCGCTCTTCCAGGAGGCGGGGGAAGGGTATGCGGACCTCCTGGCGGTGGCGGGGGAGGACAGGCAAGGGGAGCTCGTCCTCAAGGTGCGCCTCGCCCGCTACCCCAACCCCCTCGAGGGCCCCCTCGGCTTTAGCCTGGCCACGGTGGTCCTCTGGCTGGATACGGAAGAAGGGGGGGAGGAAACCCTCCTCCCGGGCCTGAACACCCCCCAAGGGGAAGGGTGGGAGGTGGCCTACCTCCTCACGGGCTTCGGGGCGGAAAGGCGCACGCCCAAAGGCGAGCGGGAAGGGGTGCGGGCCTGGCGGGAAGGGGAGTGGGTGGCCTTGAGCGCGGGACTTCCCCCGGGGAAGTACGGCCTTTACGGGGCGGTGGGGCTTTTTGACCCCTTTGCGCCCTGGTACCTGCGGCCCACAAGCCTGGAAGGGGGGGGCTGGACCCTGGCGGCCCCCCCGGGAAGCCCCCCCGTGGTGGACCTCCTGGCGGAAAGGCCCCTGGAGCAGGTGGCGGCCTACCAGACGGGTCTCCTCAAGCCCCTCCGGCCCCAGGGCCTCGCCCTAAGGCGGGAAAGCCTCCTCGCCTTCGGCCTCGGGGGGGTTTCCCTCCTCCTCGCCTTTCTCCTCCGGCGGCGCTAA
- a CDS encoding DUF3208 family protein, with translation MQAVRLFQGYLWHPKEASWDLKALLPGEVLGARLLLDEVPPPTPFFEDGTPTHTQRFYQLTLLLLTEEPPEALKPLAEEAAQALAAHLEALPPGVGWLLLEDLRPL, from the coding sequence GTGCAGGCGGTGCGGCTTTTCCAAGGGTACCTCTGGCACCCCAAGGAGGCCTCCTGGGACCTGAAGGCCCTCCTCCCGGGGGAGGTCCTGGGAGCGAGGCTCCTCCTGGACGAGGTTCCGCCCCCCACCCCTTTCTTTGAGGACGGCACCCCCACCCACACCCAGCGCTTCTACCAGCTCACCCTTCTCCTCCTCACGGAGGAACCCCCGGAGGCCCTGAAGCCTTTGGCGGAGGAGGCGGCCCAGGCCCTGGCGGCCCACCTGGAGGCCCTCCCCCCCGGGGTGGGGTGGCTCCTTCTGGAGGACCTCCGCCCCCTTTAG